One Syntrophorhabdaceae bacterium genomic region harbors:
- the hemB gene encoding porphobilinogen synthase, translating into MRYPEYRPRRLRKNEKFRGMIQETELSTRHLVYPMFVKEMDEKMMAVPSMPDIYQFSIEGLLKEIEDVVDLGIPAILLFGIPLKKDEVGSGAYSEKGIIQEATRRIKKLFGGDIIVITDVCMCEYTSHGHCGIIRDGYVDNDETVRRLAEIALSHVKAGADMVAPSDMMDGRVKIIRQILDINSYHNIPIMSYAAKYASCLYNPFRDAAESAPQFGDRRSYQMDCPNQREALREISLDIEEGADIIMVKPALFFLDIIALAKQTFNIPIAAYSVSGEYAMIKQTSAKGYIDYKRAVVELTTGIRRAGADMIITYFAKDLARWLKENSL; encoded by the coding sequence ATGAGATATCCTGAATACAGACCAAGGAGGCTCAGGAAAAATGAAAAATTCAGAGGTATGATACAGGAAACAGAGTTATCGACCCGTCACCTTGTATATCCCATGTTTGTAAAGGAGATGGATGAGAAAATGATGGCTGTTCCATCCATGCCTGACATATATCAGTTTTCCATAGAAGGGTTACTCAAAGAGATAGAGGATGTGGTAGACTTGGGCATACCTGCCATACTTTTATTCGGTATCCCTTTAAAAAAGGATGAGGTAGGCTCAGGGGCATATTCAGAAAAAGGCATAATCCAGGAGGCAACAAGGAGGATAAAAAAACTCTTTGGAGGGGACATAATTGTCATAACCGATGTGTGTATGTGTGAATATACAAGCCACGGTCACTGCGGTATTATAAGAGATGGTTATGTGGACAATGACGAGACCGTAAGACGTCTTGCAGAGATAGCCCTATCCCATGTAAAGGCAGGGGCAGACATGGTTGCACCTTCTGATATGATGGACGGCAGGGTGAAGATAATAAGACAGATCCTTGACATAAATAGCTACCACAACATCCCTATCATGAGCTATGCTGCCAAATATGCATCCTGTTTATATAACCCATTCAGGGATGCAGCAGAATCAGCACCTCAATTCGGCGACAGGAGGTCCTACCAGATGGATTGCCCAAACCAGAGGGAGGCATTAAGGGAGATAAGCCTTGATATAGAGGAAGGTGCAGACATAATCATGGTAAAACCGGCGCTATTTTTTCTGGATATAATAGCCCTGGCAAAACAAACCTTCAACATCCCCATTGCTGCATATTCGGTAAGTGGCGAATATGCCATGATAAAGCAAACATCTGCAAAAGGTTACATTGACTATAAGAGGGCCGTAGTTGAGCTTACAACAGGCATAAGAAGGGCAGGGGCAGATATGATCATCACATATTTTGCAAAGGATCTGGCAAGATGGCTCAAAGAGAATTCCCTCTGA
- a CDS encoding radical SAM protein — MAQREFPLRMIAWELTRNCNLNCIHCRAAASLGPHQDELTTDECIKILNEIAWFSSPTIILTGGEPLMREDIFKIIEYGSSLGLRLVMAINGTLLNREKAERLKNLGIKRISISLDGKDRNSHDSFRGVQGSYEAVMEASSILKDIGLDFQINTTVTGLNVSDLDAIMGIVEKIGACAWHVFMLVPVGRGERFKGKELNATEYERCLEWFYEKETQEGLEIKVTCAPHYYRIVKQRGGVPTSAGCLAGKSFMFISHRGIVQPCGYLEVPSGDLRKEALKDIWEKSSVFCALRDLKAYKGKCGNCRYINICGGCRARAYETHEDILGEEPYCTYRDI; from the coding sequence ATGGCTCAAAGAGAATTCCCTCTGAGGATGATAGCATGGGAACTCACACGTAATTGTAATCTTAACTGTATCCACTGCAGGGCAGCAGCTTCTCTCGGCCCCCATCAAGATGAATTGACAACAGACGAATGTATAAAAATCCTCAACGAGATTGCATGGTTCTCGTCACCTACTATAATACTTACAGGTGGGGAACCCCTCATGAGGGAGGACATATTCAAGATTATTGAATACGGCTCATCTTTGGGTCTAAGGCTTGTAATGGCCATAAACGGCACACTCCTTAACAGGGAGAAGGCAGAAAGGCTTAAAAACTTAGGTATCAAAAGGATAAGCATTAGCCTTGATGGAAAGGATAGGAATAGCCACGATAGCTTTAGGGGTGTCCAGGGGTCATATGAAGCGGTCATGGAGGCATCATCCATTTTAAAAGATATAGGCCTTGATTTTCAGATAAATACCACGGTAACAGGATTAAATGTCTCGGACCTGGATGCCATAATGGGCATTGTGGAAAAGATAGGTGCCTGTGCCTGGCATGTATTTATGCTTGTCCCTGTAGGCAGAGGAGAGAGGTTTAAGGGCAAAGAACTAAATGCAACTGAATATGAAAGATGTCTTGAATGGTTCTATGAAAAAGAGACCCAAGAGGGACTTGAGATAAAGGTGACATGTGCACCCCATTATTACAGGATAGTGAAACAAAGAGGGGGTGTGCCTACCAGCGCAGGGTGTCTTGCAGGAAAAAGCTTTATGTTCATATCCCATAGAGGAATTGTCCAGCCATGCGGTTATCTTGAGGTGCCTTCAGGGGATCTGAGAAAAGAAGCTCTAAAAGACATTTGGGAGAAATCATCTGTATTTTGTGCCTTGAGAGATTTAAAGGCGTATAAAGGCAAGTGTGGCAATTGCAGATACATAAACATTTGCGGTGGTTGTAGAGCAAGGGCATACGAAACCCATGAAGATATCCTCGGTGAAGAACCATACTGCACATACAGAGATATATAA
- a CDS encoding pyridoxal phosphate-dependent aminotransferase, which yields MLSKRAEALKPSPTLAINAKEKALKAQGLDIAGFGAGEPDFDTPEHIKQAAINAINENFTRYTPASGIDPLKDAVIEKFKRDNGIYYKRDEIIISCGGKHALFNLFEALFQEGDEVLIPVPYWVSYPPMVELTGATPVLVDTQEKEDYQITGSKLKRYINKKTKGIILNYPSNPAGSVYYRENLEEIGKLAVENDLYIISDEIYEKLVYDDYKHVSIASMDASFKDRTIICHGVSKTYAMTGWRIGYAAGPAHIIKAMANIQSQSTSNPTSIAQMAAIAALNGPQDSIPMMVNEFKKRRDFLVSKLTSIEGVTCYNPKGAFYVFPNFNSFIGRRYKDKVIDSSATLTEILLEDFHTAVVPGVEFGKEGYIRLSFATSMDVIKKGVERIKQAVSEFR from the coding sequence ATGCTATCAAAAAGGGCAGAGGCACTAAAACCATCACCCACCCTTGCCATAAACGCCAAGGAAAAGGCACTTAAGGCACAGGGACTCGATATTGCAGGTTTTGGGGCTGGCGAGCCGGACTTTGACACACCCGAACATATAAAACAGGCAGCCATAAATGCAATAAATGAAAACTTTACAAGATACACCCCTGCATCTGGTATTGACCCCTTAAAGGATGCAGTCATAGAAAAATTCAAACGTGATAACGGCATCTATTATAAAAGGGATGAAATTATTATATCCTGTGGAGGCAAACACGCCTTATTCAACCTCTTTGAAGCATTGTTTCAGGAAGGAGATGAGGTCCTCATCCCTGTGCCATACTGGGTATCCTATCCGCCCATGGTGGAACTAACAGGTGCAACCCCTGTCTTGGTAGATACCCAAGAGAAAGAAGATTACCAGATTACAGGTTCAAAACTAAAGAGATATATAAATAAAAAAACAAAGGGGATCATCCTCAACTATCCTTCAAACCCTGCCGGTTCTGTATATTACAGGGAGAACCTTGAGGAGATAGGCAAGCTTGCCGTAGAAAACGATCTCTATATCATCTCCGATGAGATATATGAAAAACTCGTCTATGATGACTATAAACATGTAAGCATTGCATCCATGGACGCATCCTTTAAAGATAGGACTATAATATGTCACGGTGTATCTAAGACCTATGCCATGACAGGATGGCGTATAGGATATGCAGCAGGACCTGCCCATATAATAAAGGCCATGGCAAATATACAGAGCCAGAGCACATCAAACCCTACTTCTATTGCCCAGATGGCAGCCATAGCAGCACTCAACGGCCCTCAAGATAGTATTCCCATGATGGTAAACGAATTCAAAAAGAGAAGGGATTTTCTTGTCTCAAAATTGACCTCTATAGAGGGGGTTACATGCTATAATCCAAAGGGCGCATTTTATGTGTTTCCCAATTTTAATTCTTTTATCGGTAGGAGATACAAGGATAAGGTTATTGATTCATCTGCCACTCTCACAGAGATCCTCCTTGAAGATTTCCACACTGCTGTGGTGCCAGGCGTGGAGTTCGGAAAGGAGGGATATATAAGGCTTTCCTTTGCCACATCCATGGATGTGATAAAAAAAGGCGTAGAGAGGATAAAGCAGGCGGTTAGCGAATTTAGATGA
- a CDS encoding alpha/beta hydrolase, with the protein MIFHASRSKTWIVLIHGLGVSERVWFEPLKESALFVSFKTLLRDEKEVIPFAERLKGNYNIASWTQEDSSTIEDAAVELKNIVSSLSSTDYIFIAHSRGGLVARRAIQLYGLKPKALICLSTPHYGSRFANVVMKYSRLIRMVVPSIKRFLIPIGELCTDSRLIKMINSSENVYIEKDIPHFDIYGDNVAYFKKGPFKVMGSIEAIFGKKTPEEWRQGYGDGFVAKTSCLSPLTKEEDAYCLPVNHLNVLIDKRSWDVVNSILTRF; encoded by the coding sequence ATGATATTCCACGCTTCAAGGAGTAAAACCTGGATAGTTCTTATCCATGGCTTAGGGGTTAGTGAAAGGGTTTGGTTTGAGCCGCTCAAAGAGAGTGCACTCTTTGTTTCATTTAAAACACTTTTAAGAGATGAAAAAGAGGTCATACCCTTTGCCGAGAGGTTAAAAGGTAATTACAATATAGCAAGCTGGACACAGGAAGACTCCAGCACAATAGAAGATGCAGCCGTTGAACTGAAAAATATAGTATCATCTCTGTCTTCTACGGATTATATCTTTATTGCCCATTCAAGGGGAGGCCTTGTAGCAAGAAGGGCGATCCAGTTATATGGTCTCAAGCCAAAGGCACTTATTTGTCTCTCCACGCCCCATTACGGGAGCAGATTTGCTAATGTGGTAATGAAATATTCAAGGCTAATAAGGATGGTAGTTCCATCTATAAAGAGGTTTCTTATACCTATAGGCGAATTATGCACAGATTCAAGGCTTATAAAAATGATAAATAGTAGTGAAAACGTATATATAGAAAAAGACATCCCCCATTTTGACATATATGGAGACAATGTAGCCTATTTTAAAAAAGGACCTTTTAAGGTAATGGGCTCTATAGAGGCAATATTCGGTAAAAAGACACCAGAAGAGTGGAGACAGGGCTATGGAGATGGTTTTGTAGCAAAGACCTCATGTCTATCACCCTTAACTAAAGAAGAAGATGCATATTGTCTACCTGTTAACCACCTGAATGTTTTAATTGACAAAAGGTCATGGGATGTTGTAAACAGTATCCTCACAAGGTTTTAG
- the tilS gene encoding tRNA lysidine(34) synthetase TilS has product MNRHLNSPMDLLYKVKKVIDNYNLINPKETVLLGVSGGMDSVTMFHILLKLSEKMDFKLGVAHVNHQLRGDESDRDEAFVRDMAQRYNVPFYSGRFDVRSYAKEKDLSIQHGARDIRYDFFHDVAVKHNYHKIAIAHNLDDQVETFLLRLIKGSGLRGLSSIPIKRDKIIRPLLFTYRHEIEEYAKANYIHHVEDSSNKKTYYERNFIRKNIIPIMEKLNPAFKEKIFLLLQDITETDSFFQTQASNFLKECLYSHKNEFSVKIDDYRTLDNQTRFKIFTGIISELGSGFIPLRQHMHLVDKIVNSHRPNLSLNLPKGIRVKRVYDRLIFTKNPPIETCTTHMDIHEGINILEPFGIALEVERYPKKDIFPFTKPIEARLSENIAFFDKDKIGRLNVRCFNEGDRFMPLGMGQIVKVKDFFISRKIPLDKRRNIPFLLSDREIIWIIGHRIDNRFKVTEDTKDVLKVTATVLPSKRDGQSD; this is encoded by the coding sequence TTGAATAGACATTTAAATAGCCCCATGGACCTCCTCTATAAAGTCAAAAAGGTTATCGATAACTATAATCTCATAAATCCCAAAGAAACAGTCCTTTTAGGTGTATCAGGAGGAATGGATTCTGTGACCATGTTCCATATACTTTTAAAGCTCTCTGAAAAGATGGATTTTAAATTAGGTGTTGCCCATGTGAACCATCAACTCAGAGGGGATGAATCTGATAGGGATGAGGCATTTGTAAGGGATATGGCACAGAGGTATAATGTGCCTTTTTATTCAGGGAGATTTGATGTGAGGTCATATGCCAAGGAAAAAGACCTCTCCATACAGCACGGTGCAAGGGATATTAGATATGATTTTTTCCATGATGTTGCTGTAAAACACAACTATCATAAGATAGCCATAGCCCATAACCTCGATGACCAGGTGGAGACCTTTTTGCTTAGACTAATAAAGGGAAGTGGTTTAAGGGGTCTATCTTCTATCCCCATCAAAAGGGATAAGATCATAAGACCCTTGCTTTTTACATATCGTCATGAGATAGAGGAATATGCTAAAGCCAATTATATCCACCATGTGGAGGATTCATCCAACAAAAAGACATATTATGAGAGAAACTTCATAAGAAAAAACATTATTCCCATCATGGAGAAGCTTAACCCTGCATTCAAGGAAAAGATATTTCTCCTTCTTCAGGATATCACTGAGACGGATAGTTTTTTTCAAACACAGGCATCAAATTTCTTAAAGGAATGTCTTTATTCCCATAAAAATGAGTTTTCTGTAAAGATAGACGATTATAGGACATTGGATAACCAAACGCGATTCAAGATTTTTACCGGCATTATAAGTGAACTGGGGTCAGGATTTATACCCTTAAGACAGCACATGCACCTTGTAGATAAGATAGTTAATTCTCACAGACCTAACCTCTCATTAAACCTCCCTAAGGGTATAAGGGTAAAAAGGGTATATGACAGGCTCATCTTCACAAAAAATCCGCCCATAGAGACTTGCACTACCCATATGGATATCCATGAAGGCATAAACATCTTAGAGCCATTTGGCATTGCCTTGGAGGTAGAGAGATATCCTAAAAAGGATATCTTCCCTTTTACAAAACCCATAGAGGCAAGACTCTCAGAAAACATTGCCTTCTTTGATAAAGATAAAATAGGCAGGCTTAATGTTAGATGTTTCAATGAGGGAGATAGGTTTATGCCCCTTGGTATGGGCCAAATAGTTAAGGTGAAGGATTTTTTCATATCAAGGAAGATCCCCCTTGATAAAAGAAGAAACATACCTTTTCTCCTCTCTGACAGAGAGATCATTTGGATCATAGGTCATAGGATAGACAACAGGTTCAAGGTGACGGAAGATACAAAAGATGTCCTCAAGGTCACAGCAACTGTCCTGCCGTCAAAAAGGGATGGTCAGTCTGATTAG
- a CDS encoding zinc ribbon domain-containing protein, giving the protein MPIYEYVCDKCGNEFEAIVFRDEKQTCPQCGADNPVKKMSSFGFSIGYKFKASSTGSGSSCASCGSSNCSSCSH; this is encoded by the coding sequence ATGCCCATATATGAGTATGTTTGTGATAAATGCGGTAATGAATTCGAGGCAATCGTATTCAGGGATGAAAAACAAACCTGCCCTCAGTGTGGTGCAGACAATCCTGTGAAGAAGATGTCATCTTTTGGCTTTTCCATAGGATATAAATTCAAGGCATCTTCCACTGGATCAGGTAGTTCATGTGCAAGTTGCGGCTCATCGAATTGCTCATCCTGTTCCCATTAA
- the ftsH gene encoding ATP-dependent zinc metalloprotease FtsH, with protein MAEKKINKGTRKKTKNVFIELKEKNKLKDKKTKSFTLLYFIIAFIAIIIINSYIFKAEVKTIPYSEFKELIPSGKISDIVIDTDTIQGILTVEGGKKVKFLASRVDDPDLVRQLQENRIKYTGYYENKFIKAIVSWVLPFAIIILIWNILMRRMGGAPSSVLNFGKSRGKIYGEDEISITFNDVAGVDEAKEELKEIIEYLRNPNKFLNIGGKIPKGILLVGPPGTGKTLLAKAVAGEAKVPFFSMSGSDFVEMFVGVGASRVRDLFAQAQQKAPCIIFIDELDALGKARGMNPLSSHDEREQTLNQLLSEMDGFDTKTGVIIMGATNRPEILDPALLRPGRFDRHILVDRPDIKGREEILEVHIKGVKVAKDVDLKIVAARTPGFVGADLANLVNEAALLAARKNKQSVTMEDFEEAIDRVVAGLEKKKRVMSRKEKEIVAYHETGHALMAELLETADPVHKISIIPRGIAALGYTMQLPTEDRYLMTKKELLDRLCVLLGGRVAEEIKFGEISTGAHNDLYRATDIAKSMVKEYGMSEKLGYVTFEKNRKPMFLDITPSFGGREYSEETAREIDNEIKAIIDASYEKTKKILSDNKDLLEKVAQLLLEKESIEGEELRRLIKGEDIGEKEDKRGQEQDRPH; from the coding sequence ATGGCAGAGAAAAAAATCAATAAAGGAACAAGAAAAAAAACCAAGAACGTCTTCATTGAATTAAAGGAAAAAAACAAACTCAAGGATAAAAAGACAAAGAGCTTTACCCTCCTTTATTTTATAATTGCCTTTATTGCCATTATCATCATCAACAGCTATATATTCAAGGCAGAGGTAAAGACAATCCCATATAGTGAATTCAAAGAACTCATACCCTCTGGTAAGATAAGTGACATTGTAATAGATACAGATACCATTCAGGGGATACTTACTGTGGAGGGCGGCAAAAAGGTCAAGTTTCTTGCAAGCAGGGTTGATGATCCTGACCTGGTAAGACAACTACAGGAAAACAGGATCAAATATACAGGATATTATGAAAACAAGTTTATAAAGGCAATAGTATCCTGGGTTTTGCCATTTGCCATCATAATACTTATCTGGAATATCCTTATGAGGAGAATGGGTGGCGCACCATCCAGTGTATTAAATTTCGGTAAGAGTAGGGGAAAAATATACGGTGAAGATGAGATAAGTATAACATTTAACGATGTGGCAGGGGTTGACGAGGCAAAAGAGGAGCTTAAGGAGATCATAGAATATCTTAGAAATCCCAATAAATTTTTAAATATAGGTGGAAAAATACCAAAGGGTATACTCCTTGTTGGTCCACCTGGAACAGGAAAAACCCTTCTTGCAAAGGCAGTGGCAGGTGAGGCAAAGGTGCCTTTCTTTAGTATGAGTGGTTCTGATTTCGTAGAGATGTTTGTGGGTGTTGGTGCATCAAGGGTGAGAGACCTTTTTGCCCAGGCACAACAGAAGGCGCCATGCATTATTTTTATAGATGAACTCGATGCCCTTGGAAAGGCAAGGGGTATGAATCCTCTGTCATCCCATGATGAGAGAGAACAGACGTTGAATCAACTCTTATCAGAAATGGACGGCTTTGATACAAAGACAGGTGTGATTATCATGGGTGCAACCAACAGACCCGAGATACTCGATCCTGCGCTATTGAGACCAGGGAGATTTGATAGACACATCCTTGTTGATAGACCTGATATAAAGGGTAGAGAGGAGATACTTGAGGTCCATATAAAAGGTGTAAAGGTAGCAAAGGATGTGGACCTAAAGATCGTGGCAGCCAGGACACCTGGCTTTGTAGGCGCTGACCTGGCAAATCTTGTTAATGAGGCTGCGCTCCTTGCTGCCAGAAAGAACAAGCAGTCAGTTACCATGGAGGATTTTGAGGAGGCAATAGACAGGGTTGTAGCTGGTCTTGAGAAGAAAAAGAGGGTCATGAGTAGAAAGGAGAAAGAGATAGTGGCATACCATGAAACAGGTCATGCCCTAATGGCAGAACTTCTCGAGACAGCAGACCCGGTTCACAAGATATCTATTATACCAAGGGGCATAGCCGCATTGGGTTATACAATGCAGCTACCCACTGAAGACCGATACCTCATGACCAAAAAAGAACTCCTTGACAGGCTCTGCGTGCTTCTTGGAGGCAGGGTGGCAGAGGAGATAAAGTTCGGCGAGATATCTACAGGCGCACACAATGACCTATATAGGGCAACGGATATAGCCAAGTCCATGGTGAAGGAATACGGTATGAGTGAAAAACTGGGTTATGTAACCTTTGAAAAAAACAGAAAACCCATGTTTTTGGATATAACGCCATCATTTGGAGGCAGGGAATACAGCGAGGAGACTGCAAGGGAAATAGACAATGAGATAAAAGCCATCATTGATGCGTCATATGAAAAGACAAAAAAAATATTGAGTGATAATAAAGACCTCCTTGAGAAGGTGGCACAATTATTACTTGAGAAGGAATCCATAGAAGGAGAGGAACTAAGACGTCTGATCAAAGGTGAGGATATTGGAGAAAAAGAGGATAAACGAGGACAAGAGCAAGATAGACCTCATTAA
- a CDS encoding DUF748 domain-containing protein, producing MMKKKRLFLKIIIILSGLFILFTIFGFFVAPPILKSLLVKNISNALKREVSILKIEVNPLKLTIKVSGINIREREKTNSMFSLDELFVNAEFSSIFRRALILEEIKLKRPYINIIRNKDGTYNFSDLLAMGTKKDGPEQRKADETRKKPFYFSLNNISITDGSIDFYDGPVGVRHNVREMNIKVPFISNLVHHAKTHVQPYFFAKINDDAYEIKGYTLPFADPREAQIDINIQDLDIPKYLAYFPIKMNFKLVSGSIDIAAKISFIDYKDKAPSLVLSANAILRKLAGDDMEKKLLFRLPSAEIDIKSIEPFQKTMEITKVLFQSPELSIQRGKDGVWNINKLIKEEETDVKSEKKGKDKSKKTESTKDGEKQFTLNLNELIVQKGKAAFNDMTTPQPVNIIIKDLELKAENISLEKENISNLLLSFAFDKKGFINLKGQFKINPVWADLAVHVKNIHINTLQPYFTDRINIHLTDGAMSTSGKFSLALPEKTGSTIKYNGSILISNLSTIDKASAEPLLNLKAFAVNNLNFNSNPLSVHIDGISLTDFFAKVTVNKDGRLNLQNIMVEGEMPKDEAVATQKTQPKKELKQKEPEKDIKIGDLTLQGGTIEFTDRAIEPSYTANLTEIGGKVSGIAFKGERLAEVNLRGKINQFVPLEITGKINPAKENLLVDLFARFNSLDLSPMTPYSGKYIGYKIEKGKLSIDLKYLIAKRKLDSQNVIFIDQLTLGDSVDSPVATKLPVRLAIALLKDRNGQIKLDIPVSGSLDDPKFSVWRIVLQVIINLLTKAATAPFALLGSLFGGGEEISYVEFDYGDHKINEQNMKKMENLAKALYERPAIKLDIQGHVDTEKDREALKKSVFMRKIKAQKLNTMIKKGERALPVDDVKVEPNEYDKYLKMVYDGERFAKPKTAIGTTKSLPSQEMEKLIYTHIDIKDEDLRTLANQRAASAKEALLKTGKVTVDRVFIIEPKTLAPEKRDKIKDSRVDFSLK from the coding sequence ATGATGAAGAAAAAGAGGCTCTTTTTAAAGATTATTATAATTTTATCAGGCCTTTTCATTCTCTTTACAATCTTTGGTTTTTTTGTTGCACCACCTATTTTAAAGTCCCTTCTTGTAAAAAACATATCTAATGCCCTAAAAAGAGAGGTATCCATTTTAAAGATAGAAGTCAATCCCCTTAAGCTCACCATAAAGGTATCAGGAATAAATATCAGGGAGAGGGAAAAGACAAACTCTATGTTCTCTCTGGATGAATTATTTGTTAATGCAGAATTTTCCTCCATATTCAGGCGCGCACTGATTTTAGAAGAAATAAAACTGAAGAGGCCTTATATAAACATTATACGAAACAAGGATGGGACATATAATTTTTCTGATCTTCTTGCCATGGGAACCAAAAAAGATGGGCCTGAACAAAGAAAGGCAGATGAAACCAGAAAAAAACCTTTTTATTTTTCATTAAATAATATATCTATTACGGACGGTAGCATTGATTTCTATGATGGCCCTGTAGGTGTAAGGCATAATGTAAGGGAAATGAATATCAAGGTTCCCTTTATATCTAATCTTGTCCATCACGCAAAGACACATGTACAACCATATTTTTTTGCAAAAATAAACGATGATGCTTATGAGATAAAGGGTTATACCTTGCCATTTGCAGATCCCCGTGAGGCACAGATAGATATTAATATACAGGACCTGGACATTCCTAAATATTTAGCCTATTTCCCTATTAAGATGAATTTTAAACTCGTCTCGGGTAGCATAGACATCGCTGCCAAGATATCATTCATAGATTATAAAGATAAAGCGCCCTCTCTTGTACTGAGTGCCAATGCAATCCTCAGAAAACTCGCAGGGGATGATATGGAGAAAAAGCTTCTATTCAGGCTTCCGTCTGCAGAGATAGATATAAAATCCATTGAGCCCTTTCAAAAAACCATGGAGATAACAAAAGTGCTTTTTCAGTCACCTGAGCTATCAATTCAAAGGGGAAAAGATGGGGTATGGAACATCAATAAGCTTATAAAAGAAGAAGAGACAGATGTAAAGTCAGAAAAAAAAGGAAAGGATAAATCAAAAAAGACTGAGTCTACAAAGGATGGCGAAAAGCAATTTACCCTAAATCTAAATGAATTGATTGTACAGAAAGGCAAGGCAGCATTTAATGATATGACAACCCCTCAACCGGTAAATATAATAATAAAGGATCTGGAATTAAAAGCAGAAAATATATCCCTTGAGAAAGAAAACATATCCAATCTCCTCCTCTCTTTTGCCTTTGACAAAAAAGGGTTTATAAACCTGAAAGGTCAATTCAAGATAAACCCTGTCTGGGCCGACCTTGCTGTACATGTAAAAAATATCCATATCAATACATTACAGCCATATTTTACAGACAGAATAAACATACATTTGACTGATGGAGCAATGTCTACATCAGGAAAGTTCAGTCTTGCACTGCCTGAAAAGACAGGCTCTACTATAAAATATAACGGTAGTATATTGATATCAAATCTTTCCACTATTGATAAGGCAAGTGCAGAACCTTTATTGAACTTGAAGGCCTTTGCCGTAAATAATTTAAATTTCAATTCAAATCCCCTTTCTGTCCATATTGATGGGATTTCCCTTACTGATTTCTTTGCCAAAGTTACGGTAAATAAAGATGGAAGGCTAAATCTTCAAAACATAATGGTAGAAGGGGAAATGCCAAAGGATGAAGCAGTTGCAACTCAAAAGACCCAGCCTAAAAAGGAGTTGAAGCAGAAGGAGCCTGAAAAGGATATAAAGATAGGGGATTTAACATTACAAGGTGGGACAATAGAGTTTACAGACAGGGCTATTGAACCAAGCTATACGGCAAACCTTACTGAGATAGGTGGCAAGGTATCTGGTATAGCATTTAAAGGAGAACGGTTAGCCGAAGTGAATCTAAGGGGAAAGATAAATCAGTTCGTTCCTCTGGAGATAACAGGAAAAATAAATCCCGCCAAAGAAAATCTCCTGGTGGACCTGTTTGCACGTTTCAATAGCCTTGATCTGAGCCCTATGACGCCTTATTCAGGAAAATATATAGGTTACAAGATAGAAAAAGGAAAGCTTTCTATAGACCTAAAATATCTCATTGCAAAACGGAAGCTTGATTCTCAAAATGTCATATTCATAGATCAGCTTACCCTTGGCGACAGCGTAGACAGTCCTGTGGCAACAAAACTCCCTGTTAGGCTTGCCATTGCACTTCTCAAAGACAGAAATGGACAGATTAAACTTGATATACCTGTATCAGGTAGTCTTGATGACCCGAAATTTAGCGTATGGAGAATCGTGCTCCAGGTGATAATAAACCTTCTCACCAAGGCAGCTACCGCACCCTTTGCCCTTCTTGGATCTCTTTTTGGTGGAGGTGAGGAGATAAGCTATGTGGAATTTGACTACGGCGATCACAAGATTAATGAACAAAATATGAAAAAGATGGAGAATCTTGCAAAGGCTCTATATGAGAGGCCGGCCATTAAGCTGGATATACAGGGACATGTGGATACAGAAAAGGATAGAGAAGCCTTGAAAAAGTCTGTTTTTATGAGAAAGATAAAGGCCCAGAAGCTAAATACCATGATCAAAAAGGGCGAGAGAGCTCTTCCTGTGGATGATGTGAAGGTAGAACCCAATGAATACGATAAATATCTAAAAATGGTATATGATGGAGAAAGGTTTGCCAAACCTAAGACTGCCATAGGGACAACCAAAAGCCTGCCGTCCCAGGAGATGGAAAAACTTATATATACCCATATAGATATAAAAGATGAAGATCTTAGGACCTTAGCGAATCAAAGGGCTGCCTCTGCAAAGGAGGCGCTTCTCAAGACAGGGAAGGTGACTGTAGACAGGGTCTTTATTATAGAACCCAAGACCCTGGCACCTGAAAAAAGAGATAAGATAAAGGACAGCAGGGTAGACTTTAGCCTTAAATGA